In one Gemmatimonadales bacterium genomic region, the following are encoded:
- a CDS encoding TetR/AcrR family transcriptional regulator: MPGKKASETMRRQQILKAAHDVALRQGLGGVTLRAVAARARLSHGLVLFHFKRKDQLVSALVDRVLTTSLSLGIAEDVSSIRDPRERLRSLLRQEMARFSGDTRQVRLFLEYWALGTRNSVIRAKVSAELERYRAAFRVLTQEVLHSEPSRFAGVTADGLAAVAVSFINGCAVQAMIDPDGFDMEEYLRAVQGIFGRVPMAA, encoded by the coding sequence ATGCCAGGAAAGAAGGCGTCGGAGACCATGCGGCGGCAGCAGATCCTGAAGGCGGCGCACGACGTCGCGCTGCGGCAAGGACTCGGCGGCGTCACGCTGAGGGCCGTGGCCGCCCGAGCGCGGCTCAGTCACGGACTTGTGCTCTTTCATTTCAAACGGAAAGACCAGCTGGTCAGCGCGCTGGTGGACCGGGTGCTCACCACGAGCCTGTCGCTCGGCATCGCCGAGGACGTGTCGAGCATCCGTGATCCGCGGGAGCGCTTACGGTCTCTGCTGCGGCAGGAAATGGCTCGGTTTTCGGGCGACACCCGTCAGGTCCGCCTCTTTCTGGAATACTGGGCGCTGGGCACCCGGAACAGCGTCATCCGCGCAAAGGTCAGCGCGGAGCTCGAGCGCTATCGCGCGGCTTTCCGGGTGCTGACGCAGGAGGTGTTGCACTCGGAGCCCTCCCGGTTTGCCGGCGTGACGGCTGACGGGCTGGCGGCGGTGGCGGTGAGCTTTATCAATGGATGTGCCGTGCAGGCGATGATCGACCCTGACGGGTTCGACATGGAAGAGTATCTCAGGGCTGTGCAAGGGATCTTCGGGAGGGTCCCCATGGCAGCGTAG